The proteins below come from a single Aegilops tauschii subsp. strangulata cultivar AL8/78 chromosome 6, Aet v6.0, whole genome shotgun sequence genomic window:
- the LOC109757403 gene encoding outer envelope protein 64, mitochondrial: protein MDSSARSGATGSSNPRAWIVAGVAVAGVIVLAEVARRRRRWLRGKSSPPPYSGAFCDRLELAPPPQPPPPAARQQLPDLTFAVSDNFEIEGYVAGFGNPDWKRTHKAASHTAAAVKALLKQGATCVGRTVMDELGFGVTGENLHCGTPINPASPSVVPGGSCSGSAVAVSAQLVEFALGTDTTGDLRIPASFCGVLCFRPSHGVVSTLGTLPNSHSLDTIGWLARDPHILSRVGDALLPAAACGLKGKRQLVFADDCFELLKIPNQKTVDVIENAVRTLPYGFQPPKHINIGQYISSNVPSLKEFCEPSTKLQEGKSALKALCTVMLLLQRYEFKANHEDWVNTVKPKLGLEVSTRVLQAVNFTDDNIKSLYIVRTEWRAALKNLLKDTGILVLPTMAGHPLKRNSKQRLSSEFEDKMYAFVSIAALSGCCQATVPLGNHNDHPISISFVAAHGSDKFLLRAILDMYSAIQEQIVLASKLALPPVIDRDVDTSELLKEKGNNSFKRKQWSKAIEFYSGAIKLNDTNATYYCNRAAAYLELGRFKQAEADCDQALLLDKKNVKAYLRRGTAKESVLNYQEALQDFRHALALEPQNRTALAAEKRLQKHLRSLGLEWLFPWVIGRMETQQQQRRHQLRTPMDPLVSLAASFLSAFSPSSSEQGTARQLGGVRAGGGQVRWEQQEEALALWLHHFAACPDTDWPNLERCYTRWYAESRKLLA from the exons ATGGACTCCTCGGCGCGATCGGGCGCCACGGGGTCCTCCAACCCCCGCGCCTGGATCGTCGCGGGCGTCGCCGTCGCCGGTGTCATCGTCCTCGCGGAGGtcgcgcgccgccgccggaggtgGCTGCGCGGCAAGTCCAGTCCGCCCCCCTACTCCGGGGCCTTCTGCGACCGCCTCGAgctcgccccgccgccgcagccccctccccccgcgGCGCGCCAGCAGCTCCCGGACCTCACCTTCGCGGTCAGCGACAA CTTCGAGATCGAGGGCTATGTAGCTGGCTTTGGAAACCCGGACTGGAAGAGGACCCACAAGGCAGCGAGCCACACGGCGGCGGCCGTCAAGGCTCTGCTGAAGCAGGGGGCTACATGCGTCGGGAGGACAGTCATGGATGAACTCGGCTTTGG TGTTACTGGAGAGAATTTACACTGTGGAACACCAATTAACCCAGCATCTCCATCAGTTGTCCCTGGAGGGTCATGCAGTGGCTCCGCTGTTGCAGTTTCTGCGCAGCTTGTCGAGTTTGCTCTTG GTACTGATACAACTGGTGATTTGAGAATTCCAGCATCTTTCTGCGGTGTTCTTTGTTTCCGGCCTTCTCATGGGGTTGTGTCTACTCTTGGGACCTTACCGAATTCACATAGTCTAGACACCATTG GATGGCTTGCACGAGATCCTCATATACTTAGTCGTGTTGGAGATGCTCTGTTACCAGCTGCTGCATGTGGACTTAAGGGGAAAAGGCAGTTGGTTTTTGCTGATGATTGCTTTGAGTTGCTAAAGATTCCCAACCAGAAAACAGTGGATGTCATAGAAAATGCTGTCCGTACATTACCTTATGGAT TTCAGCCACCTAAGCACATTAATATTGGCCAGTATATCAGTTCAAATGTACCTAGCTTGAAGGAGTTCTGCGAACCTTCTACAAAGTTGCAAGAAGGAAAGTCAGCCTTGAAAGCTCTCTGCACGGTTATGCTGTTATTACAGAG ATATGAATTCAAAGCAAACCACGAGGATTGGGTTAACACTGTAAAACCCAAGCTTGGCCTTGAAGTATCTACTCGTGTACTACAAGCTGTAAACTTCACAGACGATAACATCAAATCCTTGTACATTGTACGAACTGAATGGCGAGCTGCACTGAAGAATCTTCTAAAG GATACTGGAATTTTAGTTCTGCCAACCATGGCTGGACACCCTTTGAAAAGGAACTCTAAACAGAGATTGTCATCCGAATTTGAAGATAAAATGTACGCATTTGTCAGCATTGCTGCACTTTCAGGCTGTTGCCAG GCCACTGTTCCCTTGGGAAATCACAATGATCATCCTATATCTATTTCATTTGTAGCAGCTCATGGATCAGACAAGTTCCTTCTTCGTGCTATCTTGGATATGTATTCAGCCATCCAAGAACAAATAGTTTTGGCATCCAAGTTGGCACTTCCGCCAGTAATTGATCGTGATGTTGATACATCAGAGCTGTTGAAAGAAAAG GGAAATAATTCCTTCAAAAGAAAACAATGGAGCAAAGCCATTGAATTCTATTCCGGGGCAATCAAATTGAATGACACAAATGCGACATACTATTGCAATAGAGCAGCTGCTTATCTGGAACTTGGCCG TTTCAAGCAAGCTGAAGCGGATTGCGACCAAGCCTTGCTGTTGGATAAAAAG AATGTTAAAGCATACCTACGACGAGGTACCGCAAAAGAAAGTGTTTTGAATTACCAAGAAGCTCTGCAAG ATTTCAGGCATGCTTTAGCTTTGGAGCCGCAGAACAGAACAGCCCTTGCAGCAGAGAAAAGGCTACAGAAACACCTCAG ATCACTTGGTCTGGAGTGGCTGTTTCCCTGGGTGATCGGTCGAATGGAgacgcagcagcagcagcgccggCACCAGCTCCGGACACCCATGGACCCGCTCGTGTCCCTCGCCGCCAGCTTCCTCTCGGCCTTCTCGCCGTCGTCCAGCGAGCAGGGCAC